In Equus przewalskii isolate Varuska chromosome 22, EquPr2, whole genome shotgun sequence, the following proteins share a genomic window:
- the PRUNE2 gene encoding protein prune homolog 2 isoform X12, whose product MLRSCNGASFLPPGSQPPRILRRLLSEDVGMDIPIEEGMLSPGAADMRPEPPNSLDLNGAHPQRIKLTAPNINLSLDQSEGSVLSDDNLDSPDEIDINVDELDTPDEADSFEYTGHEDPTANKDSGQESESIPEYTAEEEREDNRLWRTVVIGEQEQRIDMKVIEPYRRVISHGGYYGDGLNAIIVFAACFLPDSSRADYHYVMENLFLYVISTLELMVAEDYMIVYLNGATPRRKMPGLGWMKKCYQMIDRRLRKNLKSFIIVHPSWFIRTILAVTRPFISSKFSSKIKYVSSLSELSGLIPMDCIHIPESIINIDLKLKEKS is encoded by the exons aCTCCTGTCAGAGGATGTAGGAATGGACATCCCCATTGAGGAGGGAATGCTGAGTCCCGGTGCTGCAGACATGAGGCCCG aacCTCCTAATTCTCTGGATCTTAATGGCGCTCATCCTCAGAGAATCAAGCTCACAGCCCCAAATATCAATCTTTCTCTGGACCAAAGCGAAGGATCTGTTCTCTCTGATGATAACCTGGACAGTCCAGATGAGATTGATATCAATGTGGATGAACTCGATACCCCTGATGAAGCAGATTCTTTTGAGTACACTGGGCATG AGGATCCCACAGCCAACAAAGATTCTGGCCAAGAGTCAGAGTCTATTCCAGAATATACagcagaagaggagagggaggacaACCGGTTGTGGAGGACAGTGGTGATTGGAGAGCAAGAGCAGCGGATCGACATGAAGGTCATCGAGCCCTACAGGAGAGTCATTTCTCATGGAG GATACTATGGGGACGGCCTAAATGCCATCATTGTGTTTGCCGCCTGTTTTCTGCCAGACAGCAGTCGGGCGGATTACCACTATGTCATGGAAAATCTTTTCCT ATACGTAATAAGTACTTTAGAGCTGATGGTTGCTGAAGACTATATGATTGTATACTTGAATGGTGCCACCCCAAGACGGAAGatgccaggcctgggctggatgAAGAAATGCTACCAGATGATTGACAGACG acTGCGGAAGAATTTGAAGTCATTCATCATTGTTCACCCATCTTGGTTCATCAGAACAATCCTTGCAGTAACACGACCTTTTATAAG ttcaaaattcagcagtaaaattaaatatgtcaGTAGCTTATCAGAACTCAGTGGGCTGATCCCAATGGATTGCATCCATATTCCAGAGAGCATCATCAA
- the PRUNE2 gene encoding protein prune homolog 2 isoform X11: MLRSCNGASFLPPGSQPPRILRRLLSEDVGMDIPIEEGMLSPGAADMRPEPPNSLDLNGAHPQRIKLTAPNINLSLDQSEGSVLSDDNLDSPDEIDINVDELDTPDEADSFEYTGHEDPTANKDSGQESESIPEYTAEEEREDNRLWRTVVIGEQEQRIDMKVIEPYRRVISHGGYYGDGLNAIIVFAACFLPDSSRADYHYVMENLFLYVISTLELMVAEDYMIVYLNGATPRRKMPGLGWMKKCYQMIDRRLRKNLKSFIIVHPSWFIRTILAVTRPFISSKFSSKIKYVSSLSELSGLIPMDCIHIPESIIKYDEERSYKRSVSIDLKLKEKS; encoded by the exons aCTCCTGTCAGAGGATGTAGGAATGGACATCCCCATTGAGGAGGGAATGCTGAGTCCCGGTGCTGCAGACATGAGGCCCG aacCTCCTAATTCTCTGGATCTTAATGGCGCTCATCCTCAGAGAATCAAGCTCACAGCCCCAAATATCAATCTTTCTCTGGACCAAAGCGAAGGATCTGTTCTCTCTGATGATAACCTGGACAGTCCAGATGAGATTGATATCAATGTGGATGAACTCGATACCCCTGATGAAGCAGATTCTTTTGAGTACACTGGGCATG AGGATCCCACAGCCAACAAAGATTCTGGCCAAGAGTCAGAGTCTATTCCAGAATATACagcagaagaggagagggaggacaACCGGTTGTGGAGGACAGTGGTGATTGGAGAGCAAGAGCAGCGGATCGACATGAAGGTCATCGAGCCCTACAGGAGAGTCATTTCTCATGGAG GATACTATGGGGACGGCCTAAATGCCATCATTGTGTTTGCCGCCTGTTTTCTGCCAGACAGCAGTCGGGCGGATTACCACTATGTCATGGAAAATCTTTTCCT ATACGTAATAAGTACTTTAGAGCTGATGGTTGCTGAAGACTATATGATTGTATACTTGAATGGTGCCACCCCAAGACGGAAGatgccaggcctgggctggatgAAGAAATGCTACCAGATGATTGACAGACG acTGCGGAAGAATTTGAAGTCATTCATCATTGTTCACCCATCTTGGTTCATCAGAACAATCCTTGCAGTAACACGACCTTTTATAAG ttcaaaattcagcagtaaaattaaatatgtcaGTAGCTTATCAGAACTCAGTGGGCTGATCCCAATGGATTGCATCCATATTCCAGAGAGCATCATCAA GTACGATGAAGAGAGATCTTATAAGAGGAGTGTGAG